A genomic window from Alicyclobacillus dauci includes:
- the pdxA gene encoding 4-hydroxythreonine-4-phosphate dehydrogenase PdxA has translation MQRPVLALTMGDPAGIGPEITVKAMLDQEVHNMSRSFVIGDVSVVEDALSFSGLTANVHKISSPAEANYEYGTIDVLDLDAIHAHDVAYGEVQESCGRAAFAYIQKSIQLAMDGAIDAVVTAPINKESLKAANVPYIGHTEMFADMTGANEEMTMFSILNLKIFFLTRHVSLAEACRLITQERVSAGIDKCVSALKQLGFENPRLAVAGLNPHAGEHGLFGHEEMEEIVPAVEMAVARGLNVTGPVPADSVFHMARMGRFDAVLSLYHDQGHIAAKMMDFERTVSVTLGLPILRTSVDHGTAFDIAGQGKASAVSMIEAVRVGAEYARSGVKLA, from the coding sequence ATGCAACGACCTGTTTTAGCTTTGACTATGGGAGACCCGGCCGGGATCGGACCCGAAATCACTGTGAAGGCAATGCTTGATCAAGAAGTGCACAATATGTCACGCTCCTTCGTTATCGGCGACGTGAGCGTCGTCGAAGACGCACTGAGCTTCTCGGGCCTGACTGCGAACGTACACAAAATCTCTTCTCCGGCCGAAGCCAATTACGAGTACGGCACCATTGATGTGCTCGATCTCGATGCCATTCACGCACACGACGTGGCGTATGGGGAAGTACAAGAATCCTGCGGGCGGGCGGCGTTCGCCTACATTCAAAAGTCCATCCAACTGGCCATGGACGGGGCGATTGATGCCGTTGTCACCGCACCGATTAATAAGGAATCTTTGAAGGCTGCGAATGTACCATATATCGGTCACACGGAGATGTTTGCGGATATGACCGGTGCAAATGAAGAGATGACCATGTTTTCCATTCTGAATTTGAAAATTTTCTTTCTCACGAGACACGTGTCCCTTGCAGAAGCCTGTCGTCTCATTACCCAGGAGAGGGTGTCTGCCGGCATTGATAAATGTGTGAGCGCGCTCAAGCAACTCGGTTTCGAAAATCCTCGTCTGGCAGTAGCAGGCCTCAACCCACACGCTGGGGAGCACGGATTGTTCGGCCATGAGGAGATGGAAGAGATCGTTCCAGCTGTGGAGATGGCAGTCGCACGCGGACTCAACGTTACAGGGCCGGTCCCAGCCGATTCTGTGTTCCACATGGCGCGTATGGGACGATTTGACGCAGTGCTCTCACTTTACCATGATCAGGGCCACATCGCCGCCAAAATGATGGACTTCGAGCGTACGGTAAGTGTCACGCTTGGTCTGCCTATCTTGCGCACAAGTGTCGATCACGGCACCGCATTTGACATTGCCGGTCAGGGAAAGGCGAGTGCGGTAAGCATGATTGAGGCGGTTCGGGTGGGCGCTGAGTATGCCAGATCCGGTGTTAAACTTGCCTAA
- a CDS encoding GntR family transcriptional regulator, translating into MSVIQRSTREPLYLQIKRVLISRIAHMKENELFPSEHDLAAEFEVSRGTVKQAIVELVNEGYVYRIQGKGTFVSPPRIIRGSDGLPSFTDDIRRKGYVPVSTVRFIGLELPPASIQDKLNVPNSQPVWRIERVVTADGVPVALVTSYLRSDIYPSLDQHEVINNSLYQTLAEHYGRVPSYAKDTYQAQVASTTLAHVLSLHAGDAVLYSERLAFLDTGLLVEHVQSYMRGDRFIVQVQFPQEGDADESAVGIRPRDVRR; encoded by the coding sequence ATGAGTGTGATACAAAGAAGCACTAGGGAGCCCTTGTATCTACAAATTAAGAGAGTGCTCATTTCACGGATCGCACATATGAAAGAAAATGAGCTCTTCCCTTCTGAACACGACCTCGCCGCAGAGTTTGAGGTGAGTCGCGGCACAGTGAAACAGGCGATTGTGGAATTGGTCAACGAAGGGTATGTCTACCGTATTCAGGGAAAAGGGACATTTGTATCGCCTCCTCGAATTATCCGTGGGTCTGATGGTCTTCCGAGCTTTACGGATGACATTCGGCGGAAGGGATATGTCCCCGTAAGCACTGTGCGATTTATTGGGTTGGAGCTGCCTCCAGCAAGTATCCAAGATAAGTTAAATGTTCCCAATAGCCAACCCGTTTGGCGGATAGAGCGAGTCGTTACAGCGGACGGGGTTCCTGTGGCACTCGTCACATCTTACCTTCGTTCTGACATTTACCCAAGTCTCGACCAACACGAGGTAATCAATAACTCATTATATCAGACCCTTGCCGAGCACTACGGCAGAGTACCAAGCTATGCCAAGGATACGTATCAAGCACAGGTGGCATCTACAACACTAGCGCATGTGTTATCGCTTCATGCAGGAGATGCAGTACTGTATTCTGAGCGTCTTGCGTTTCTTGACACGGGACTACTGGTGGAGCACGTACAGAGCTATATGCGTGGTGATCGATTTATTGTACAAGTACAATTCCCGCAAGAAGGTGACGCAGATGAAAGCGCTGTTGGGATTAGACCTCGGGACGTCCGCCGCTAA
- a CDS encoding TIGR02677 family protein, with protein sequence MDIRYTGEIDSVVLQRMSAMNRHQLRELWIKPVPEVKYLNAENVGRYRLIMRFFYENHSKLKYWLKPEDVFSGISAWNLIDDYTLEQCQRDLDVLTEWRNLTSSHDGGRANSIEEYLRKRYRYQMTPYAIEIERMLESLENVQGYGGSLEPTLLERIVGYVRSIVERTGLFAPGEASQLWRDLQTSFRVLHENASDYLASLQTTRAEELMLTEQFLVFKDTLTNYLQNFMIGLQKYGTQVEGLIHGGDSDVWRAFLSAVVEDEMRTPSLDEVLSAEERLERRMEEWTIFTRWFIGSETEASDVVFLERATKDTIGRMVRYAIAIQEKQRLGISRRRELDYLGQWFLGLESVEEAHKLGAAVYGLMKPRHFQGEPPRSSDSTDLSMWDEEPITRALSSRSRVRRRAGTTEPVKVRDGEQAEAKQVLLAQLEREAAVVRWFLELGAFHLSDLDVLTVEQRRVLLSWISRCLVSKSKQIRTADGYHIELSLPQSDDRTELSFSDGQLDMPNFHLSVREASRT encoded by the coding sequence ATGGATATTCGGTATACTGGGGAAATAGATTCGGTAGTTTTGCAGAGGATGAGTGCCATGAACCGACATCAACTTCGTGAATTATGGATTAAACCAGTTCCTGAGGTCAAATATCTAAATGCCGAAAATGTGGGTCGATACCGCCTGATTATGCGGTTCTTTTACGAAAATCATAGCAAATTGAAATATTGGTTGAAGCCAGAGGATGTGTTCTCGGGCATTTCGGCGTGGAATTTAATCGATGACTATACGCTTGAACAGTGCCAGCGAGATCTAGATGTGTTAACCGAATGGAGAAATTTAACTAGCAGTCACGATGGCGGACGGGCGAATTCCATTGAGGAATACTTACGCAAACGGTATCGCTATCAGATGACACCGTACGCGATTGAGATTGAGCGAATGCTTGAGAGTCTAGAGAACGTACAGGGGTATGGGGGTTCTCTGGAGCCGACACTGTTGGAGCGGATCGTCGGATACGTGCGGTCCATCGTTGAACGGACGGGGCTGTTTGCACCGGGGGAAGCCTCACAATTATGGCGTGATTTGCAAACTTCGTTTCGCGTACTTCACGAGAATGCCTCTGATTATCTAGCTAGCCTACAGACTACCCGTGCGGAAGAATTGATGTTGACGGAACAATTTCTTGTCTTTAAGGATACATTGACGAATTATCTGCAAAATTTCATGATCGGACTTCAAAAGTATGGGACACAAGTCGAAGGACTGATTCACGGTGGAGACTCTGACGTGTGGCGGGCATTTCTATCTGCTGTGGTAGAGGATGAAATGCGAACTCCGAGCCTGGATGAGGTGTTGTCGGCCGAGGAACGTCTAGAGCGGCGGATGGAGGAATGGACCATCTTCACGAGGTGGTTTATCGGCAGTGAAACAGAAGCAAGTGACGTCGTGTTTCTCGAACGGGCGACGAAGGATACGATTGGCCGAATGGTTAGGTATGCCATCGCAATTCAGGAGAAGCAGAGACTCGGTATCAGTCGTCGGCGAGAGCTCGATTATCTCGGACAGTGGTTTCTGGGACTTGAATCGGTGGAAGAAGCCCACAAACTGGGGGCGGCTGTGTACGGCTTGATGAAGCCGCGTCATTTTCAAGGTGAACCGCCGAGATCGTCAGATTCAACTGATTTGTCGATGTGGGACGAGGAACCCATCACACGTGCATTGAGCTCACGCAGTCGAGTTCGCCGCCGGGCTGGAACGACGGAGCCTGTGAAGGTGCGCGATGGCGAACAGGCCGAGGCGAAACAGGTGTTATTGGCACAGTTGGAACGCGAGGCGGCGGTCGTGCGGTGGTTCCTGGAACTTGGGGCCTTTCACTTGTCTGATCTCGACGTTTTAACCGTCGAGCAACGGCGAGTGCTTCTCTCATGGATCAGCCGTTGTTTGGTGAGTAAGTCCAAACAAATTCGAACGGCGGATGGCTATCATATCGAATTGAGTCTGCCGCAGTCGGATGATCGAACGGAACTGAGTTTTTCAGATGGACAGTTGGACATGCCCAATTTCCACTTGTCAGTGCGGGAGGCGAGCAGAACATGA
- a CDS encoding alpha-amylase family protein, whose protein sequence is MIRSMWTYPWDVLDIGKERVYGDLFDIAKLNSISLAMSYHAGRFVQPRSPKRKVYFPEDGTLYFHVTPELYEGQLIQPRTVSYVDECDALIRQLSNDRREKGFRLSSWFVCLHNTRIGMEYPEVTVVNAFGDHYYYNQCPSNPATRTYITTVLKDLTTNYEIDAVELESLSFMGFPHEFHHEKDGIGLNDYEQFLLSLCFCNSCRERAEQEGVQFEAVRKYVQDELLVTFERDIPQPIDPEFYSKGMNFFQDNEPFYKFLKWRNGVVTSLTREVREAVHPRTDVIFLSLVTDTAWTIGVDVNEISKVCDAVLVCCYDTDARQVGIDTKTSRDTVESSTPLLTGFRVFYPEVHSKDELIDKIRKTIENGTNGINFYNYGLIPESRLKWIGATFEVD, encoded by the coding sequence ATGATCCGTTCGATGTGGACATATCCGTGGGATGTACTCGATATCGGTAAAGAACGAGTGTACGGCGATCTATTCGATATCGCGAAACTGAACTCAATCAGTTTGGCGATGTCCTACCATGCGGGTCGGTTTGTCCAACCTCGCAGCCCCAAACGGAAAGTGTACTTCCCTGAAGACGGTACTTTATACTTTCACGTCACTCCGGAATTGTACGAAGGTCAGTTGATTCAGCCTAGAACGGTTTCATATGTCGACGAATGCGACGCCCTCATTCGCCAATTGTCGAATGACAGGAGAGAGAAAGGCTTTCGACTCTCCTCTTGGTTCGTGTGTTTGCACAATACCCGAATTGGTATGGAGTATCCAGAAGTAACTGTCGTGAATGCGTTCGGCGATCACTATTACTACAATCAATGCCCAAGTAACCCCGCCACACGTACTTATATAACAACAGTTTTGAAGGACCTCACTACGAACTACGAGATTGATGCGGTCGAACTGGAATCTCTCAGCTTTATGGGCTTCCCACATGAGTTCCATCACGAGAAGGATGGTATTGGTCTAAACGACTACGAGCAGTTTCTATTGTCGCTTTGCTTCTGTAATTCTTGCAGGGAGCGCGCGGAACAAGAAGGCGTGCAGTTTGAAGCCGTTCGCAAGTACGTCCAAGATGAATTGTTGGTCACATTCGAGCGGGATATTCCACAGCCGATTGACCCGGAGTTCTATTCCAAGGGTATGAACTTCTTTCAAGATAACGAACCGTTCTACAAATTCTTGAAGTGGCGGAACGGCGTTGTCACCTCTCTGACCCGTGAAGTCCGCGAAGCTGTTCATCCGCGCACCGATGTGATCTTCTTAAGTCTAGTAACCGATACTGCGTGGACCATCGGTGTGGACGTGAATGAGATATCCAAGGTGTGCGACGCAGTGTTGGTATGCTGTTATGATACGGACGCACGTCAAGTGGGGATCGATACCAAGACATCCCGTGACACCGTTGAGTCGAGCACACCGCTGCTCACCGGTTTTCGAGTCTTTTATCCGGAAGTTCATTCGAAAGATGAGCTCATTGACAAAATTCGTAAAACAATCGAAAACGGTACAAACGGCATCAATTTCTACAATTACGGCTTGATTCCAGAAAGCCGTCTGAAATGGATTGGCGCAACCTTTGAAGTCGATTGA
- the xylB gene encoding xylulokinase, with translation MVIDLLYKYNSRKKVTQMKALLGLDLGTSAAKCLVMDLQGKVLGVASTAYPTYTPQPGWVEQKPIDWWHACVNSVRACLREIPSTVSIEGIALSGHMSALCMVDSEGNALLPSITLSDTRSETQTSWLGANYRDKLVGVSGNVPIDALLLPKLLWVKETLPEVLATTHRLLFPKDYLLYRLTGRFVTEPTDAGNSMVYDVQRGKWDDDLIRQFGLPTSVFPDVVDTTEQVGDLLPEAASVLGLQPGVPVVAGGADMACSALGTGAVSPGVVSITIGTAAQVLTTVPAIHRDGIGKITFHRHALPQSFYALGSIFTGGLAMNWLSSVLFDRSSGSYQVNDIVKLGELASTVAAKDSALMFLPFLVGRGSPKFSADARACFIGLSAHTRQGALARAVMEGVSFNILECLDVFAQMGNPITRVHMGGGGSKLAVWRSILADVLGIEIHLMETRDASAIGAAIIAGVGIGAYPDVATAANTLVHTGEVVVPSLSQTAIYNKKYQTYRKLIESISPLFSEIANS, from the coding sequence GTGGTGATCGATTTATTGTACAAGTACAATTCCCGCAAGAAGGTGACGCAGATGAAAGCGCTGTTGGGATTAGACCTCGGGACGTCCGCCGCTAAGTGCCTGGTAATGGACTTGCAGGGAAAGGTACTTGGAGTTGCAAGTACTGCCTATCCCACCTATACGCCTCAGCCGGGATGGGTGGAGCAAAAGCCAATCGATTGGTGGCACGCATGCGTTAATTCCGTTCGAGCCTGTCTCCGGGAAATCCCGAGTACCGTTTCGATTGAGGGTATTGCACTATCTGGACATATGAGCGCACTTTGTATGGTGGACAGTGAGGGCAACGCATTACTCCCAAGTATCACCCTCTCCGATACGCGCTCCGAGACCCAGACCTCATGGCTCGGGGCAAATTATCGTGACAAGTTGGTAGGTGTCTCTGGGAATGTTCCTATCGATGCGCTGCTGTTACCAAAACTGCTTTGGGTGAAGGAAACCTTGCCTGAGGTGCTCGCCACAACTCATCGATTGCTCTTCCCCAAAGACTATTTACTTTATCGGTTAACAGGTCGATTTGTAACAGAGCCAACTGACGCAGGAAACAGTATGGTGTATGACGTACAGCGAGGAAAATGGGATGACGATTTGATAAGGCAGTTTGGTCTACCGACCTCCGTGTTTCCTGATGTCGTAGACACTACGGAGCAAGTGGGGGACCTACTTCCAGAGGCGGCATCCGTTCTTGGCCTCCAGCCGGGTGTGCCCGTCGTAGCTGGCGGCGCTGATATGGCTTGCAGTGCTTTGGGGACAGGTGCTGTATCGCCAGGTGTAGTATCGATCACTATCGGCACAGCAGCCCAAGTACTTACCACCGTTCCTGCCATTCATCGCGACGGCATTGGAAAGATTACTTTTCACCGCCATGCATTGCCGCAAAGCTTTTACGCCCTCGGCTCCATTTTTACTGGTGGTCTTGCTATGAACTGGTTGTCCTCTGTGTTGTTTGATCGGTCGAGCGGTAGCTACCAGGTAAACGACATTGTAAAACTTGGTGAACTGGCCTCGACTGTGGCTGCAAAGGACTCGGCCCTCATGTTCCTACCGTTCCTGGTCGGTCGCGGTAGTCCGAAGTTCTCGGCGGACGCGCGTGCGTGTTTCATCGGTTTGTCCGCGCATACTCGGCAGGGTGCGCTCGCTCGAGCAGTAATGGAGGGTGTGTCATTCAACATTCTTGAATGTCTGGACGTTTTTGCGCAGATGGGCAATCCGATAACTCGAGTTCACATGGGTGGCGGTGGTTCGAAACTGGCGGTTTGGCGGTCAATTCTAGCGGATGTATTAGGAATCGAGATTCACTTAATGGAAACCAGAGATGCTTCGGCGATTGGCGCAGCAATCATTGCCGGGGTAGGTATTGGCGCGTATCCGGATGTCGCTACCGCAGCTAACACGCTGGTCCACACGGGTGAAGTCGTTGTACCATCTTTGTCCCAGACAGCCATTTATAATAAAAAGTATCAAACTTATCGGAAATTGATTGAATCCATCTCGCCGTTGTTTAGCGAAATTGCGAACTCTTGA
- a CDS encoding MFS transporter, with amino-acid sequence MSKVPAKRWQYIIPVAAIMYMLAYMDRINVSMILPYVGGNFHLTSAATGFASGIFFFGYMVLQIPGGYLASRWSAKRVVFILMMLWGISAMATALVQSTTELYVMRFVLGIFEGGVWPAVLVLLASWFPQNERARANALWMACLPVSSIIMTPITGWLLTVASWRDVFFIEGLPPIIWGIVWWFALSDRPSEARWISDQERSFIQTVLASENNKKPANGGFKQALGNKTVWILIAVYLCWITGFYGFSLWVPSVIKEFKGVTNSGMVGILSAIPFIFAFIAMILNSAWSDKRGKRQSHIAVPVIIAALSLILGQLVAHDPTTKMIFLVITAMAVYSPYGPFWAIPSSLLRIEIVGASMGLINAIGNLGGFLGPYMVGYVKQLTGSGFAGFFLLAVFLLITVIFVALLRTDKRAQSAIDETQIAG; translated from the coding sequence ATGTCAAAAGTCCCGGCCAAGCGGTGGCAGTACATCATTCCGGTGGCTGCCATCATGTACATGCTTGCCTACATGGATCGGATCAACGTGTCGATGATTTTGCCCTATGTCGGTGGAAACTTCCACCTGACTAGCGCTGCAACCGGTTTTGCTTCAGGCATATTTTTCTTTGGATATATGGTTTTGCAGATCCCGGGTGGGTATTTAGCAAGTAGGTGGAGTGCGAAACGAGTGGTATTTATCCTGATGATGCTGTGGGGCATCTCTGCGATGGCAACAGCACTCGTTCAAAGCACGACGGAACTGTACGTCATGCGTTTCGTCCTCGGTATCTTTGAGGGTGGCGTTTGGCCGGCTGTACTCGTCCTACTGGCATCGTGGTTTCCGCAGAATGAAAGGGCCCGTGCGAACGCTCTGTGGATGGCCTGTCTCCCGGTTTCGTCCATTATTATGACTCCTATCACTGGTTGGCTCTTAACTGTTGCGAGTTGGCGAGACGTGTTCTTTATCGAGGGTTTACCGCCCATTATATGGGGCATTGTTTGGTGGTTTGCTTTGTCGGATCGCCCCAGCGAAGCCCGCTGGATTTCGGACCAAGAGCGCAGCTTCATTCAAACCGTGCTGGCCTCGGAGAATAACAAAAAGCCGGCTAATGGCGGCTTCAAGCAAGCCCTCGGCAACAAAACAGTGTGGATCTTAATCGCCGTCTACTTGTGCTGGATTACTGGTTTCTATGGTTTTAGCCTATGGGTTCCATCTGTCATCAAAGAGTTTAAAGGCGTCACGAATTCCGGTATGGTTGGTATTCTCTCCGCGATCCCGTTCATCTTCGCCTTCATCGCCATGATCCTCAACTCCGCCTGGTCAGATAAACGCGGCAAACGACAATCTCACATTGCCGTGCCGGTGATCATCGCTGCGCTGAGCCTCATTTTAGGACAATTGGTTGCACACGATCCGACTACGAAGATGATCTTCCTCGTCATTACCGCCATGGCCGTGTACAGTCCTTACGGACCTTTTTGGGCTATTCCGAGTTCTCTGCTCCGTATCGAGATCGTGGGGGCTTCGATGGGTCTCATCAACGCCATTGGCAATCTAGGTGGATTCCTTGGCCCTTATATGGTGGGCTACGTCAAACAGCTCACTGGAAGTGGGTTTGCTGGATTCTTCCTCTTGGCCGTGTTCCTCCTCATCACCGTGATTTTCGTGGCATTGCTGCGGACCGACAAGCGGGCGCAGTCAGCGATAGACGAGACCCAAATCGCTGGGTGA
- a CDS encoding four-carbon acid sugar kinase family protein, with the protein MLRITILADDLTGANAVAALLKHEGFQATVHLGPHTYPQEGNRDRESPHLVQVWNVGTRNIPRESVSDRLVDFIHLLNIPVYTGEDLVGLRIDSTLRGSIAKTIDFLLQRRTDVFALVVPAFPASGRTTENTIHFVDGVPVHETYVGHDPFSPVSSPDLRAVIGDPSGHTYDCLSIRDIRGGVAQVQDILTSIHGEGVRMVLCDAVTDDDIDTLARAATRFAAKHPAVSLCPVDPGPFTAALAKQLVSRLQGERLTIPSIISDANGAATSREGFVLPDSPVILGISASIMHNAKKQMDFLERDPYVHMYHYRGESADEVIRGLVQRCPKSKTTAETDWNRPFKSTIFLRTDTWQLPTEEANTVVQHLPQVVSRILGEYPSISGIYLSGGEAAASILTALGVTRLSLEEELAPLTTLSRPENGFLMGRWVVTKGGSIGDEVAVSRMAAKMMSTILRH; encoded by the coding sequence GTGTTGCGCATAACTATCCTCGCAGATGATCTCACGGGCGCCAATGCCGTGGCAGCACTCCTGAAACATGAAGGGTTTCAGGCGACGGTTCATCTAGGTCCCCATACATACCCGCAGGAGGGCAACCGGGACCGGGAAAGTCCCCATTTGGTTCAGGTGTGGAACGTTGGAACACGAAACATCCCTCGGGAAAGTGTGAGCGATCGACTGGTGGATTTCATTCATCTTCTCAACATTCCGGTATATACCGGAGAGGACCTGGTTGGATTGCGAATCGATAGTACCTTGAGAGGGTCCATAGCGAAGACCATCGATTTTCTTTTGCAACGTCGGACCGATGTATTTGCTCTCGTTGTACCGGCTTTTCCAGCATCCGGGAGGACGACTGAAAACACCATCCATTTTGTCGACGGTGTCCCTGTTCATGAAACGTATGTCGGACACGATCCGTTTTCACCCGTCTCTTCGCCGGACCTCAGGGCGGTCATTGGTGATCCTAGCGGACATACGTATGATTGCCTCTCGATCAGAGACATTCGCGGTGGCGTGGCTCAGGTTCAAGATATCTTGACAAGCATTCATGGGGAGGGTGTCAGGATGGTCTTGTGCGATGCGGTGACTGATGACGACATTGACACGCTGGCGAGGGCTGCGACACGGTTCGCAGCGAAGCACCCGGCTGTCTCGCTTTGCCCAGTCGATCCCGGCCCGTTTACAGCAGCCCTTGCAAAGCAACTTGTTTCAAGACTGCAAGGCGAGCGGTTGACCATCCCTAGTATTATCTCTGACGCGAATGGGGCGGCCACGTCTCGCGAAGGTTTCGTTCTCCCCGATTCACCTGTCATCCTCGGTATCTCGGCAAGTATTATGCACAACGCCAAGAAGCAAATGGACTTTCTCGAACGCGATCCGTACGTGCACATGTACCATTACCGCGGCGAATCAGCCGATGAGGTCATTCGTGGTCTCGTTCAGCGATGCCCGAAATCGAAAACCACAGCTGAGACAGATTGGAACAGACCTTTCAAGTCCACTATTTTTCTGAGGACCGACACGTGGCAATTGCCGACGGAGGAAGCCAATACCGTTGTCCAGCATTTACCGCAAGTGGTTAGTCGCATCTTGGGGGAGTACCCCAGCATTTCTGGGATTTACTTATCAGGAGGCGAAGCTGCAGCCTCCATACTGACTGCACTCGGTGTGACTCGCCTGTCACTCGAGGAGGAGTTGGCTCCACTAACGACGCTGAGCCGTCCGGAAAACGGTTTCTTGATGGGTCGATGGGTCGTAACCAAAGGTGGTTCCATTGGCGATGAAGTTGCTGTTTCTCGGATGGCAGCGAAAATGATGAGCACCATCCTCCGTCATTAG
- a CDS encoding DeoR family transcriptional regulator has product MLSVQRRKEIFRILHSQGQVQLHDLANRFRVSVMTIRRDLELLEQEGKARRVHGGR; this is encoded by the coding sequence ATGCTGTCCGTTCAACGTCGAAAAGAGATCTTTCGAATTCTGCACTCGCAGGGTCAGGTACAGTTGCATGACCTGGCCAACCGGTTTCGTGTGTCTGTTATGACCATCCGACGGGATTTAGAGTTGCTTGAGCAAGAAGGCAAGGCACGCAGAGTTCACGGGGGGCGGTGA
- a CDS encoding DeoR/GlpR family DNA-binding transcription regulator, with translation MISEQLWGPQPIDKKSVMNVDKKLQIAETSLSLLRSCSSLFLDAGSTTYEIAKIMCTHVQKELTVCTTDLHIADLLRQEERFHVYFCGGMVDRSTASVGGEFSVHMIRALHADLAFVGCDAVTVKDGAMGTRIANIMVKQAMIEHSLQSALVADSTKFGRVSFATIAPLSAFDFLVSDRDISDDVRQCAVKCGVQTLPPRRPVFR, from the coding sequence GTGATATCCGAACAATTATGGGGTCCTCAGCCAATAGACAAGAAGTCCGTCATGAACGTGGACAAGAAGCTTCAGATAGCGGAGACCAGCCTATCGCTGCTTCGTTCATGCAGTTCCTTGTTTTTAGATGCTGGGAGTACTACGTATGAAATCGCGAAAATCATGTGCACTCATGTACAGAAGGAACTCACGGTATGTACAACCGATCTTCACATTGCCGATCTCCTCCGCCAAGAGGAGCGATTTCATGTCTATTTTTGTGGCGGTATGGTCGATCGCTCTACCGCAAGTGTCGGAGGAGAATTTTCTGTTCATATGATCCGTGCACTTCACGCAGATCTAGCGTTCGTCGGCTGCGATGCCGTCACTGTGAAAGATGGTGCGATGGGAACAAGGATAGCAAACATTATGGTGAAACAGGCGATGATCGAGCACAGTTTGCAATCCGCCCTCGTTGCCGATTCTACCAAATTTGGTCGGGTCTCCTTCGCCACGATCGCGCCATTATCCGCCTTCGATTTCCTGGTGTCTGACCGCGACATCAGTGACGATGTGAGGCAATGTGCCGTAAAGTGTGGTGTACAGACCCTTCCCCCGCGGAGGCCGGTTTTTAGATAA